A segment of the Catenulispora sp. EB89 genome:
TCTCACCGGCATGCGCGAACGCCTCCTGCTCCTCGGCGGAACCCTGACCGCGGGCGTCCACGACGGCCGCTGGACCGTCGTCGCGAAGGTCCCGCGATGACCGATCCCCGGCCCGACGCCCCGCTGCGCATCGTGGTGGCCGACGACCAGGCGACCATCCGCGAAGGCCTCGTGCTGATGCTCGACCTCCTGCCGGACATCCAGGTCGTCGGCTCGGCGGCGGACGGCGAGCAGGCCATCGCCCAGGTCGCCGAGCACCGCCCCGACGCGATCCTGCTGGACCTGCACATGCCGGTCCTCGACGGCCTCGAAGTGACCCGGCGCCTGGCCGTCTCGCACCCGGACGTCGCGATCGTCGTGCTCACCACCTACGCGAACGACACCTCGGTGCTCGACACCCTCCGCGCCGGAGCCCGCGCGTACCTGACCAAGAACGCCGACCGCCGGCACATCGCGCGCACCCTGCACAGCGCCGCCGACGGACTGACGGTCCTGGACCCGCGGGTTCAGGAGATGCTGCTGTCCGCGACGTCCGCGGGCGGCAGCACCGCATCCGTGGAGCCCACGCTCACCGACGGGCTGACAGCGCGGGAAGGCGAGATCCTGACGCTGATGGCGCGCGGTTCGTCGAACTCTGAGATCGCCGCGACGCTCTTCCTCAGCGCCAACACCGTCAAGACGCACATCAACCGGATCTTCGCCAAGACCGGTTCCCGCGACCGGGTCGCCGCGATCCGCTATGCCCAGCGGCACGGTCTCGACTGACGAAGCCCCCTGGCAAAGGTTCTCGAACTAAGAACCCTGGTTCATTGCCCCGCGTCCTCGGCCGACTCGCTCCCACCCCGGTTCCCGATGATCCGCGGCAGCTCCCCTCGCGACGACACCCCGAGGCGTCGGTACACCCGCCCCAGATGCGCCTCGACGGTGCGTGGGCTCAGGAACAGCCGCTGCGCTATCTCCCGCGACCGCAGGCCGGCGGCGGCCAGCGCCGCGATCTCGCGCTCCCGGTCGCTGAGCATGCCGAGCGGTCCGGCGCCGACCCCGACCCCGACGTCGGTCCCTGACCCGCCCCCGGACCCGGACCCGGCGGTTCCCGCCCCAGCACCGTCGGCGCCATTAGCGTCCTGCGCATGCCCCGACCCGCCGCCGTCCTGCACCAGGGTCTCCAACGCGGCCCGCGCGCGTGCCGTGTCCTCCTGCACCCACAGCGCACCCAGCGCGTCCGCCGCCGCCGACGCCGCGTCCAGCCACACCAGCGCCGCGTCGTGGCCCTGCGCCGCGTCGGCCGCCGCCGCGCCCATCGCCTGCGTCCAGGCCCGCTGGATCGGCATCCCGGCCCGCTCGAACCGGTCCGCGGCCTGCTCGAAGACGTCCACGGCCAGGTCGGGACGGCCGTCGGCCAGGTGCAGCGCCGCGCGGGCACGCATCGCGCTCGCGGTCTGCCCGGTCAGCCCGAGCCGGGACGCGGCGGCCTCGGCGTCCTCGGTCCAGCCGCGCGCCGCCGCCAGGTCGCCCAGGCGCAGCGCGGCCAGCGCCATCAGGGCCTTGAGCGAGGGCTCCAGCGCGGGCTGCGCGACCGCGACGTCCTGGCCGTCGGCGCGCTCCAGCATCGTGCGCAACGCGCCGTCGGGATCGCCGCCGAGGATCTGCACCTGGGCCGCGAGGCCGAGCGCGCTCAGCGCCCACCAGCTGCGGTGTGTCTCCACGTCGGCGATGGCGGACTCGACGAGCGTCAGGATCTCCCCGAGGTCGCGCCGGCCGTGGGTCCAGATCATCGCCGACGCGCGGATCGCCTTGGCCAGGCCGACACCTTCCTGGGACCCGACGGCGGCGGCGAGCTGTTCGGCCTGAACGGCCCACTCCGTGGCCGTCTCCAGCCGGCCGGTGAACAGGTCGACGCTGGCGATGCACAGGAGCTGGTGCAGGACCACGTGCAGCTGAGTGCCGCCGCCGGCGACCTTCAGTCCGCGCTTCACATGCCGGGAGGCGTCCTCGAACCGCTCAAGGTAGAGCTCTGCGACACCGAGCGTCACGAACATCTCAGGAGACTGACCCGCCTGGGGATCCGCCAGCGCGTCCACCGCGCCGGTGCACAGCCGCACCCCTTCCAGGGCGACGGCGACGTCTCCGACATAAGCGTCCTGGCATACGGCCAGGCAGCGGATCGCGATCTCGGTGGTGTGCTGGGGACGCACCGTGGTGTCCACCGCCGAGCGGATCATCGCGCGGGCCTGGATGTGGTCCCCGCGCAGCGACTGCACCAGCGCGTACTCGTAGACCATCATCACGGCTTCCATCGGCAGCGCGCCGTCTTCCCGCAGCGCCGGCAGGAGCCCCAGCGCCGTGGCGGCGATGGCCTCGGCCTCGGAGTACCGGCACAGCAGCCGCTCGACGTCCGCCGCGGCCCCGTACGCCCGGAGCGCGAGCTGCCACGGCAGGTCCGCGACGTGGCCCAGCACCTCGTGGACCAGGGTCCTGGCCTCGTCCAGCCGGCCCACGGCGATCAGCGCGCGGCAGCGCAGGATCTCCGTCTCGGCGCGCTCCTGGCCGCCGTGCGGGATGTGGTCGAGCGCCAGGCCCGACCAGTGCGCCGCGGCGGCCGGATCGCTGGCCACCACCTCGGCGGCGGCCCGGGCCAGGATCGGCGCGGCGGTCGCGGAGTCGGTGCCCAGCAGGTGCTCGGCGTGCCGGGCCAGCACCGCCGCGGCGACCTGCCGCGCCGCGAGCAGGTCCAGGGCGCGCCGGTGTCCGGCCGACTGTTCGGACAGGCTGGAGTGCTCGTGGGCGACGTGCGCCAGCACCGGATCGCGGAACGTGAACTCGCCGTTGCCGCGCCGCCTGATCAGGTCGG
Coding sequences within it:
- a CDS encoding response regulator, translated to MTDPRPDAPLRIVVADDQATIREGLVLMLDLLPDIQVVGSAADGEQAIAQVAEHRPDAILLDLHMPVLDGLEVTRRLAVSHPDVAIVVLTTYANDTSVLDTLRAGARAYLTKNADRRHIARTLHSAADGLTVLDPRVQEMLLSATSAGGSTASVEPTLTDGLTAREGEILTLMARGSSNSEIAATLFLSANTVKTHINRIFAKTGSRDRVAAIRYAQRHGLD
- a CDS encoding LuxR C-terminal-related transcriptional regulator, which encodes MPLISPSRFDGPLVERDAEVVRLEQVVSLLRSGRGTILEIVGDPGMGKTSLLAVLAGLVTGSGARLARGHAVRGDAAPGQIFRSAWEEHPDLGAVELGGALDPQAARTLATAWAAGPGGAVLLDDVQWCDPMSVEIAMRLVRNPVPGPFLLAVSHRPRQTNPALLDALDDGVRIGTVTRVVLSPLNTDSMRGLAGRWTGASAASAFGSAAGNATGNATGTDEIHDRRLGDAAGGSPRNLRILLAAGWDPVLWPFQAGGDPGGLLREAAALTSELDLLSPEAGAVLRAAAILGDPFRPGDLTEVSALPADRVLTALGELSQADLIRRRGNGEFTFRDPVLAHVAHEHSSLSEQSAGHRRALDLLAARQVAAAVLARHAEHLLGTDSATAAPILARAAAEVVASDPAAAAHWSGLALDHIPHGGQERAETEILRCRALIAVGRLDEARTLVHEVLGHVADLPWQLALRAYGAAADVERLLCRYSEAEAIAATALGLLPALREDGALPMEAVMMVYEYALVQSLRGDHIQARAMIRSAVDTTVRPQHTTEIAIRCLAVCQDAYVGDVAVALEGVRLCTGAVDALADPQAGQSPEMFVTLGVAELYLERFEDASRHVKRGLKVAGGGTQLHVVLHQLLCIASVDLFTGRLETATEWAVQAEQLAAAVGSQEGVGLAKAIRASAMIWTHGRRDLGEILTLVESAIADVETHRSWWALSALGLAAQVQILGGDPDGALRTMLERADGQDVAVAQPALEPSLKALMALAALRLGDLAAARGWTEDAEAAASRLGLTGQTASAMRARAALHLADGRPDLAVDVFEQAADRFERAGMPIQRAWTQAMGAAAADAAQGHDAALVWLDAASAAADALGALWVQEDTARARAALETLVQDGGGSGHAQDANGADGAGAGTAGSGSGGGSGTDVGVGVGAGPLGMLSDREREIAALAAAGLRSREIAQRLFLSPRTVEAHLGRVYRRLGVSSRGELPRIIGNRGGSESAEDAGQ